Below is a window of Cryobacterium sp. PAMC25264 DNA.
GCGGAGACGAGCATCAGTGCGGTGAAGAAAACGAACTGCAGCATCGCGGTGCGCACCCCGATGTCGCGCACGCGGGCGGCGCGGACGCGGAACTCCTCGGCCTCCTCGTCGGGCCGGCCGAACAGCTTGACGAGCGTGGCGCCGGGCGCCGAGAAGCGCTCGGTCATCTGCGTGCTCATGGTGGAGTTGTGGTCGGCTGCCTCGCGGCGGAGCGCAGCGAGGCGACTGCCCATGCGGCGCGCGGGGATCAGGAAGATGGGGAGCATGATCACGGCCAGAACCGTCACGAGCCAGGACGTGCTGAGCATGACGATCAGGGTGAGGATCAGCGCCACAAGGTTCGTGACCACGCCGGACAGCGTGCCGCTGAAGGCCTGCTGAGCGCCGATCACATCGTTGTTGAGGCGGCTCACGAGGGCGCCCGTGCGCGTGCGGGTGAAGAACGCGATCGGCATCTTCTGTACGTGGTTGAAGACGGCGGTGCGGAGATCGAGGATCACGCCTTCGCCGATCCGCGCCGAGTACCAGCGCGTCACAAGGGACACGCCGGCGTCGGCCACGGCCACGAGGGCAATGACAACGGCGAGCCACACGATCGTGCTGACCGCGCCCTGGGCGACGATGACGTCGACCACCTGGCCGGCGAGCACCGGCGTCGCGACCGCGAGGAAGGCTCCCACGGTGGAGAGGGTGATGAAGATCAACAGCTTGGACCGGTAGGGCACCGCGAACGTCAGGATCCGCCGAACGGACTCACGGGAGAAGCCGTGCTTGCCGTCCCTGGCGCTCGAGATCTTGTACAGCGAGCTCCAGGCCGCGCCTTCCATGCTCATTGAGATTCCTTCCGTGGGCAGAAGACCAAGCTTAGATGGCGGGTTGCCCGAGGTTGGGGTTCTGGCCAGCGTCGGCAAAGGTACGAGCTGAGGTGCAGCCCCACTCGTCGATCAGAATTCGTAGATGGTGGCGAGCTGATCCGATACCAGCACCGTGTGCGGAAGATCGCGCAGTGCCTCGGCCTCAACCGCGATGCCCCTCAGGCGTGCGGCGTTGGCGTAGGCGTGCCATGGAAAGGAGCCAGGTGTAGCCGCATCCGCTTGCACTAGCGTGAGAACTTCTGAGATCACGTCGGCCGAGGCGCGCTTCCAGGAGACAGCCCCGTGGTGTCCGAACTTGGACGAGGACACTCCGCGATCCATGTCGAGACGAATCATCGACTCGTCGGATAGGCGCAAATACTGGGTGATCTTCATGCTCAGGGACGGCCCGGAGTTTTCTGGAGACGGATCATCGAGTTCGCACATGATGACGAGGCCGGTCACTGAGAGGCTGGAAATGTCGAACGGCCGTCGATGAGCGGGCTCGATATCGACCGATTCTCGTTGGATCGGGACGTACTGACCGTGCTCGTCGCTACTCGTCATGGTGGGTGGCAGTCTACGGCCCGCACGGTTCCGCAGTGATATGCATGAGGTCTGGGGAATCCAGTGCGTTCACGTCTACTCGACCTCGCCTGGTGGGTCATTCATTTTCTCTCTCCTGTACTCGACTCGCCACGTTGACGCCGCAGCGGCCGTCGAGCGTGTCACTCGGGCAGCCTCCACCGACACACGCGTCAACCTGCCAGGCGCGCTCGCACACGGGCGCATCGACGCGTGCCGGCACGAGAAACGCGTTCAACGAGGGTTTAGCCGGCGCTGAGCAGGCCTTTCATGACCGCTATCTCGGCGGTCTGGCTTGTGGTGATGTTGTTGGCCAGGGCTACCGTGTCGGGATTTTGGCCGTCCTCGACCTCGTCGGTGGCCATGTCGATAGCGCCTTCGTGATGTTCGATCATCTGGTTCAGGAAGACGCGGCCCGCGCCATCGCCGGCGGCCGACTCGAGCTCGGACATGTCGCCGTCGGACATCATGCCGGTTCCGTGGTCCATGTCATCCATCATGTCGTTCGCGTCTCCGACGCCCCAGGTGTCCAGCCAGCCCTCCATCTGGGTGATCTCGGGCTGTTGGGCATCCTTGATCTTCTGAGCGAGTGCGGTGATCTTCGGGTCGATGCCGGTCTTGCCGATGATCATGTCCGCCATCTCTACGGCCTGCTCGTGATGGGGAATCATCATCATCGTGAACATGAGGTCAGCGTTGTTATGGGCGTCGGATGACGGCGACGGCGAGGCCTCAGGGCTGGACGAGACGTTTGGCCCCATGCCGGTGCCGGGCATACCCGAGGGTGTGGTGGTGCAGCCGGCCAGCAGGGCGGCGGCGATGGCCGCGGCGGTTGCCAGGGCGATGGTGCGAGTAGTCATTGTTCTTCTCTTTCGATCAGCTGAGTAGTGCGGTCCGAGTGAGGTGCATGGAGAACTGCACAGACACATCAGACTCGGCTGATCGACAAGAGGGCGAGGGAGGGAGGGGGTAACGAGAAGGACCAGCCGGGCGAATTGGATCTCACGACGGTATGGGAGGCCGGGGCAGCGAACGGACGGCCGCCGGCGGGAGCGGCCGCAGCCAGGAACGCTGTGATGCTCAAGAGGGCCAGGATGCACGCGAGCATTGTCATGGACGCTGACGAGGAGTGCGTTACCGCGTCGCCGTCTCCTGCGACGGCAACCACGGCACCGGCGTCAGACGGGTGGCCGTTGTGGCTCATGCTGTTCACCGGGGAGTCCATGCCGTGATCAGCGCTGAGGGTGTGCATCGCGAGCAGCCCGCCGATAATGGCGACGGCGAGGACAAACGTGGTTGCGCAGGAGCGCCAGGCCGTCGGCCGCAGCGGGGATACCCACAGATTCTCCGGTGATCTCACGTCAGTCACCTCCCTGATTGGCACACTACTCGGAAAACCCCGATACCCCCTGGGTGTATTCGACGCACCGCTGACCGAGCTGCCGAATGAGCCGACGGGGACGCGATTGTGAGATACGGCCGGCCGAAGCTGGGAGTCCACGGCGCCAGGTCTTTAGTCACTACGGCCGCCGCGCAGTTGCGCCCACGCTAGAGGAATGCGCCTATCCAAGAGCGCGGCAAGCCTTGCCGCGCTGACTCTGCTCCTGTCCCTCACCGCCTGCACCGCCACCGGCGGGGCGGACGACGCCTCGGTCGGCACCGGCGCATCCGCCGGCCTCGGCGCTGAAGCCGATGCGCTTCTCGCGAGCTACGACATCCAGGCTCCCGCCTCCGCCACCGAGCTCATCGATCAACTGCAGGCGCAGCCCCTCGCTGAGCGCCCGGACGGCCTGATGGCCTCCGTGCGCGTCGACGAGCTCCTGCTCTCCAGCGGGGACGGCGAAGTGAGCCTGCCTTTGCCCGAGGACGAGTTTCGCCTGTCCATCGCGCCGTACCTGACCGATACGCACGAGTGCTTCTACCACTCGCTCACTACCTGCGTCGGCGAGCTCGGCAACACAGACCTCCACGTCACAATCACCGATGACGCGAACGCCCAGGTGCTCGTCGACAGTGACATCACCACGTTCGAGAATGGGTTCTTCGACGTGACGCTGCCGACGGGGCTGGACATCACCGTGATCATCGATGATGGTGAGCGCTCCGTCGAGTTGCCTCTGGGCACTCGCGCGGAGGACCCGACCTGTGTGACGACGGCGCAACTCAGCTAAGCGGGACCTCGGGCGGCAAATACCCTGCCCCAACACAGGGATCGGTCACTAAAATCGGAACTATTCTCATTTCGACACACCTCGAAAGGCGTTGACCGCAACTGTGGGCTCACCAGCCATGGCCCCCTGGGCCATTGACCGGCCATGCACGACGTCCCTACACACGCGTGAGTTTCACTTGCACCGTGCCGACTCGCCCCGTGACGAGGTGACGTGGTCGTGATCGACACCCTGCTTCTGTTGCTTCTCGGCATCGTGATCACCCTGGTGATCATCGCGGCCAACGGCTACTTTGTCGCGCAGGAGTTCGCCTACATGTCGGTGGACCGCAACCGGCTCGGCGCGCGCGCCGCGGCGGGAGATGCCGCGGCGGTGCGTGCACTCGCTGTCACCAAACGCACATCCTTCATGCTTTCCGGGGCCCAGCTGGGGATCACGGTCACCGGACTGCTCGTCGGCTTCGTCGCGCAGCCCCTCATCGGCGAGTCTGTCGGTGCCCTGCTGGGCGGGGTGGGCGTGTCGGTGGCGTTCAGCGTCACCCTGGGCACCGTGATCGCCCTGGTGCTGGCCACGGTTGTGCAGATGATCTTCGGTGAGCTCTACCCCAAGAACCTGGCCATAGCGAACCCCGAACCGCTCGCACGCGGCCTGGCTCGGTCGACCACCGTCTACCTCGCGGTCTTCGGATGGCTCATCGCCGTCTTCGACTTCGCCGCCAACTCCCTACTGCGGCTGCTGCGCATCGAACCCGTGCACGACGTCGACTCCAGCGCCACCGCCCAAGACCTCGAGCGCATCGTCGCGGACTCCCGCGACAGCGGCGACCTGCCCGCCGAGCTGTCCCTCATGCTCGACCGCATCCTCGAGTTCCCCGAGCAAGACGTGGAGCACGCGATGATTCCCCGCTCCCTCGTCGCCACGGTTCGCCCCGACACCACCGTCGGTGAGGTGCGCCAGCTGATGGCCCACGCCCACACCCGCTACCCCGTCGTGGACGACGAGAGCCAGCCGCTGGGAGTCGTGCAACTGGCCGATGTGCTCGGTTCCACCCTCCCCGCGGATGCACCGGTGACGCACCTCATGCAGCCAGCGGTCGTGCTGTCCACGCTGACCAAACTGCCCGATGCGCTGGCCGAGATCACCCGTGCCCGCAACGAACTGGCCTGTGTGATCGACGAATACGGCGGCTTCGCCGGAGTGCTCACGCTCGAAGATCTCGCGGAAGAGATCGTCGGCGAGATCACCGATGAGCACGACGAGACGTCCGCCCCCTCGGTTGATTCCGACGGCGACGCGGTCTGGGTCATGAGCGGTGACGTCCACGTCGACGAGATGCACCGCGCCATCGGGTATGAGTTGCCCGATGGGGACTTTCAGACCGTCGCCGGACTCATCATCTCCGAACGCGGGGGCCTTCCCGCCGCCGGTGAGATCATCCACGTGGCACTGCCCGACGACCCCGCCGACCTTGTGCGTGACGACGAGGTACATCGGTGGCTGCAGATCGAGATCCTCACCGTCGAACGCCACGTTCCACACGACGTGCGAGTGACCCTGATTCAGACCCTGGGCGACGACACGAGTCCCGAACCGGGTGCTGACGACGCCACGGAGGCTGACCGATGAACGAGGCACTTGTCGTCGCGGTCGTCACCGTGCTCCTGATCGCGCTCAGCGCGTTCTTCGTGATCATCGAATTCGCACTCCTGGGCGCCCGCCGACACCGCCTCGAGGCCACCGCGGCAACCAGTCGCTCCGCCCGAGCCGCGCTCCGGGGCGTGAACGAACTCACCCTCATGCTCGCCGGCGCCCAACTGGGCATCACCGCGTGCACCTTCGCGCTCGGCGCCATCACCAAGCCCGCCCTGGATTACTGGCTCGGCCCGATCTTCTCGGCCTGGGGGATGCCGGAGTGGGCCGCCGGTGTACTCGCCTTTGCGCTGTCGCTGCTCATCGTCACTTTCCTGCACCTGGTGGTGGGCGAGATGGCGCCGAAGTCCTGGGCCATTGCCCATCCCGAGACCGCGGCGCGGGTGATCGGAATCCCGTCCCGCATCTTCGTCTGGCCGTTCCGGCCGATCCTCACATGGGTCAACAGCATCGCCAACAAGCTGGTGGCCGCATCCGGTGTCGTGCCTGTGGAGAGCGCCGCCGTCGGTGGCCACAACGCGGAGACGATCCGCCATCTCGTCGAGCTCTCCGCTCGCGCCGGTACGCTCGACAGCTCCTTCCAAAACCAGCTCGAGGGCGCGATTGAGCTGGAGACCCTCCGGCTCGACGAACTCGTCAAGAACAAGACCAACCCCACCGTCGTACCCCGGGACGCGACCGTGGCGGATGTGCAGCGGGCGGCCGCTCGATCCGGACACATGCGGATCCTCGTCGGCGACCTTGCGGCGGGCATTCCCGATGTCATCCATGTTCGAGACACTCTGCTCGACCCGCTCGACGCCCCTGCCTCACAGTTTGTGCGGGCGGCGTTGGCCCTGCCGGGGGAGACCGCGGTCTACGAGGTTCTCGCGCAGATGCGCGCGACGAGCCAGCAGCTTGTCGTGGTAGTCGACGACGGGCGCTTCCGTGGGATCGTGACGCTCTCCGACGTGCTCCCGCGACTGCTGCCGCGCGCCGACGGACCGACGGCGGTGGCGGTCAGCTAACCCGTTGTCGTCGGATGTGGGGGAGCGACTAGGGTCTGGGCGCTCCTGTCGCTCCGTCACGCGCGTGTGCGTGAGGATGGGCCGATGGCTGCCGCGATGCGGGGCCAGCACTGTGTGGCTTCACTACTTCACCCGCGGGCCGCTTGAGGTGGCTCTGGGGGTGGGGTAGGTCAGCTGCTGGAACGGTCTGCGTGTGCGCGCGCCTTCATGCGGTTGCCGCACGTGGCCATCGAGCACCACTTCGCGGTGCCGGGACGACTGTGATCAACGAGGAAGAGATTGCACTCGTCGTTCGCACAGGCGCGGAGCCGCCCGGGGAAGGCCGCGACGACACTCGACCACGCCAGCACGACGTCCACCGCGAGACGGTCGTCGTCGGGAGCCTGAAGGTCCCAGACCACGCCGTCTGGGGTCACTCGGGGCGTGCGCACGACGGCGTCGACCAGGCCCGCGAGCGCGTCGATGGCCGGTGACTCTGGTCCGCGGATGACGGAGTGCAGAACGTCGCGAGCTCGGCGGAGCCTGTCCGACTCGTCCGCGGTGCCCGTTCCGCCCCAGCTCTGCGCGAGCTCTCGCCCCGATGGCCCGTCGATATGGTCGCTCACGCGGCCGCCGAGCACGGGCGCGCTGTTCAGTACGGCCAGTAACAGCTCCTCGTCCCGCTCCATCAGTTCCTGCTCTCCGCACCGTCCGGCGCTGTCACATCCATGCTACCGTCAACTAACCAGTAAAACGAACTTAAGGGGTTAGCCATG
It encodes the following:
- a CDS encoding DUF305 domain-containing protein produces the protein MTTRTIALATAAAIAAALLAGCTTTPSGMPGTGMGPNVSSSPEASPSPSSDAHNNADLMFTMMMIPHHEQAVEMADMIIGKTGIDPKITALAQKIKDAQQPEITQMEGWLDTWGVGDANDMMDDMDHGTGMMSDGDMSELESAAGDGAGRVFLNQMIEHHEGAIDMATDEVEDGQNPDTVALANNITTSQTAEIAVMKGLLSAG
- a CDS encoding DUF6153 family protein, producing the protein MRSPENLWVSPLRPTAWRSCATTFVLAVAIIGGLLAMHTLSADHGMDSPVNSMSHNGHPSDAGAVVAVAGDGDAVTHSSSASMTMLACILALLSITAFLAAAAPAGGRPFAAPASHTVVRSNSPGWSFSLPPPSLALLSISRV
- a CDS encoding CGNR zinc finger domain-containing protein — encoded protein: MERDEELLLAVLNSAPVLGGRVSDHIDGPSGRELAQSWGGTGTADESDRLRRARDVLHSVIRGPESPAIDALAGLVDAVVRTPRVTPDGVVWDLQAPDDDRLAVDVVLAWSSVVAAFPGRLRACANDECNLFLVDHSRPGTAKWCSMATCGNRMKARAHADRSSS
- a CDS encoding hemolysin family protein gives rise to the protein MIDTLLLLLLGIVITLVIIAANGYFVAQEFAYMSVDRNRLGARAAAGDAAAVRALAVTKRTSFMLSGAQLGITVTGLLVGFVAQPLIGESVGALLGGVGVSVAFSVTLGTVIALVLATVVQMIFGELYPKNLAIANPEPLARGLARSTTVYLAVFGWLIAVFDFAANSLLRLLRIEPVHDVDSSATAQDLERIVADSRDSGDLPAELSLMLDRILEFPEQDVEHAMIPRSLVATVRPDTTVGEVRQLMAHAHTRYPVVDDESQPLGVVQLADVLGSTLPADAPVTHLMQPAVVLSTLTKLPDALAEITRARNELACVIDEYGGFAGVLTLEDLAEEIVGEITDEHDETSAPSVDSDGDAVWVMSGDVHVDEMHRAIGYELPDGDFQTVAGLIISERGGLPAAGEIIHVALPDDPADLVRDDEVHRWLQIEILTVERHVPHDVRVTLIQTLGDDTSPEPGADDATEADR
- a CDS encoding CNNM domain-containing protein, with translation MNEALVVAVVTVLLIALSAFFVIIEFALLGARRHRLEATAATSRSARAALRGVNELTLMLAGAQLGITACTFALGAITKPALDYWLGPIFSAWGMPEWAAGVLAFALSLLIVTFLHLVVGEMAPKSWAIAHPETAARVIGIPSRIFVWPFRPILTWVNSIANKLVAASGVVPVESAAVGGHNAETIRHLVELSARAGTLDSSFQNQLEGAIELETLRLDELVKNKTNPTVVPRDATVADVQRAAARSGHMRILVGDLAAGIPDVIHVRDTLLDPLDAPASQFVRAALALPGETAVYEVLAQMRATSQQLVVVVDDGRFRGIVTLSDVLPRLLPRADGPTAVAVS
- a CDS encoding CueP family metal-binding protein, translated to MRLSKSAASLAALTLLLSLTACTATGGADDASVGTGASAGLGAEADALLASYDIQAPASATELIDQLQAQPLAERPDGLMASVRVDELLLSSGDGEVSLPLPEDEFRLSIAPYLTDTHECFYHSLTTCVGELGNTDLHVTITDDANAQVLVDSDITTFENGFFDVTLPTGLDITVIIDDGERSVELPLGTRAEDPTCVTTAQLS